A window from Streptomyces subrutilus encodes these proteins:
- a CDS encoding metallophosphoesterase, translating into MTEDAWLRAGGAAPAARPPRAAGPGPRPAAARPVGPRRRSLLGGAVAGAALAALPYAAAPAAARPLPAAPPRFPLPSGPDPNGEFTLLVTGDAGTGTDAQYAVAAAARRIHAEQRFALAVGLGDNIYENGPESAQDPGFRDKFELPNTGIDVPWLMVLGNHDCSGLIPGSGGDPARGDREVAYAATSPRWYMPSRYYSVALPGPAGPLVELFALDTNPVASTVTQTDPFYRWDGPYMRAQRAWLDQGLRASRARWKIVLGHHPYLNNGQHGSAGSYDGFVVGHYTSGIHLKQLYEEVVCGRADLILSGHDHTLQVLEPTVRTGGTRQLVCGAAAKGGDGRSHFGHPAAWQDFASLGFMTLKVSDRALTVDAYTVDVPTRTPRPAHRTTITAPVAAPHATAR; encoded by the coding sequence ATGACCGAAGACGCATGGCTCCGCGCCGGCGGCGCCGCGCCCGCCGCGCGTCCGCCCCGCGCCGCGGGGCCGGGGCCGCGGCCGGCGGCCGCCCGGCCCGTCGGCCCGAGGAGGCGTTCCCTGCTGGGCGGCGCCGTGGCCGGGGCCGCGCTCGCGGCCCTGCCGTACGCCGCCGCGCCGGCCGCGGCCCGCCCGCTCCCCGCCGCCCCGCCGCGGTTCCCGCTGCCCTCGGGGCCCGACCCGAACGGGGAGTTCACCCTCCTCGTCACCGGCGACGCCGGCACCGGGACCGACGCCCAGTACGCGGTCGCGGCCGCCGCCCGCCGGATCCACGCCGAGCAGCGCTTCGCCCTCGCCGTCGGGCTCGGCGACAACATCTACGAGAACGGCCCCGAGTCGGCCCAGGACCCCGGGTTCCGCGACAAGTTCGAGCTCCCGAACACCGGGATCGACGTCCCCTGGCTGATGGTCCTCGGCAACCACGACTGCTCCGGCCTCATCCCGGGCAGCGGCGGAGATCCCGCCCGCGGGGACCGCGAGGTCGCCTACGCCGCGACCTCGCCCCGCTGGTACATGCCGAGCCGCTACTACAGCGTGGCCCTGCCCGGCCCGGCCGGCCCGCTGGTCGAGCTGTTCGCCCTCGACACCAACCCCGTGGCCTCCACCGTCACCCAGACCGACCCCTTCTACCGCTGGGACGGCCCCTACATGCGCGCCCAGCGCGCCTGGCTGGACCAGGGCCTGCGGGCCTCGCGGGCCCGCTGGAAGATCGTGCTGGGCCACCACCCCTACCTGAACAACGGGCAGCACGGCAGCGCCGGTTCCTACGACGGGTTCGTCGTGGGCCACTACACCAGCGGCATCCACCTCAAGCAGCTCTACGAGGAGGTGGTGTGCGGCCGCGCCGACCTGATCCTGTCCGGACACGACCACACCCTCCAGGTCCTCGAACCCACCGTGCGCACCGGCGGCACCCGCCAGCTCGTCTGCGGCGCCGCCGCCAAGGGCGGAGACGGCCGGAGCCACTTCGGCCACCCGGCCGCCTGGCAGGACTTCGCCTCGCTGGGCTTCATGACCCTGAAGGTCTCCGACCGCGCCCTGACCGTCGACGCGTACACCGTCGACGTCCCGACCCGCACCCCGCGCCCCGCCCACCGCACGACGATCACCGCACCGGTGGCCGCACCCCACGCCACCGCCCGCTGA
- a CDS encoding PRC-barrel domain containing protein, producing the protein MTERVWNYKATAGRVAGVDLTGFKVEATDGGIGKVDAHSDEVDDAYLVVDTGGWIFGKEVLLPADTVVSIDPEEEKVFLDLTRGQVKDAPEFRRDEHLDHPGYHRELGRYYDVGVPFGGGRPV; encoded by the coding sequence ATGACCGAACGCGTGTGGAACTACAAGGCGACCGCGGGCCGCGTGGCCGGCGTCGACCTGACCGGGTTCAAGGTCGAGGCCACGGACGGGGGCATCGGCAAGGTCGACGCCCATTCGGACGAGGTCGACGACGCGTACCTGGTGGTCGACACCGGGGGATGGATATTCGGCAAGGAGGTGCTGCTGCCGGCCGACACGGTCGTCAGCATCGACCCCGAGGAGGAGAAGGTCTTCCTCGACCTCACCCGGGGTCAGGTCAAGGACGCACCGGAGTTCCGGAGGGACGAGCACCTGGACCACCCGGGCTACCACCGGGAGCTGGGCCGCTACTACGACGTCGGCGTGCCGTTCGGCGGCGGTCGCCCCGTGTGA
- a CDS encoding C40 family peptidase, which yields MSHSRTDSRKARRAGRLARRTAGFPLPRLSLLLSLLTTGILAGPVPPAEAATGYGAQAVAVAASKEGAPYARGATGPKRFDCSGLTLYSFRQAGRRLPRTAEQQYEQTAHISRKNRAPGDLVFFPRGATVEHVGIYAGHDKIWHAPRPGTRVRLERIWSRDVRYGRAD from the coding sequence ATGTCCCACTCCAGGACCGACTCCCGTAAGGCCCGACGGGCCGGACGACTCGCTCGCCGCACCGCCGGATTCCCGCTCCCCCGCCTCTCCCTGCTCCTCTCCCTCCTGACGACCGGAATACTGGCCGGCCCCGTGCCACCCGCCGAAGCGGCCACCGGGTACGGCGCACAGGCGGTGGCCGTGGCCGCCTCCAAGGAAGGGGCCCCCTACGCACGCGGCGCGACGGGGCCCAAACGGTTCGACTGCTCCGGACTCACGCTCTACTCCTTCCGCCAGGCGGGCAGGCGGCTGCCCCGGACCGCGGAACAGCAGTACGAGCAGACCGCGCACATCTCCCGCAAGAACCGCGCCCCCGGCGACCTGGTGTTCTTCCCCCGAGGGGCGACCGTGGAGCACGTGGGGATCTATGCGGGCCACGACAAGATCTGGCACGCCCCCCGGCCCGGCACCCGGGTCCGGCTGGAGCGGATCTGGAGCAGAGACGTCCGCTACGGCCGCGCCGACTGA
- a CDS encoding STAS domain-containing protein: MTADRCRVEVLDQRDGVRVVVMAGEFDLDHAGPLRIALDPAAEGVRRYVVDVSEVSFADSITLTILLQATLAREVVLAGTQPPHLEQLLRLTGADRVFAAAPSVAEGRVMTVPPRSGR; encoded by the coding sequence GTGACTGCCGATCGCTGCCGCGTCGAAGTGCTGGACCAGCGGGACGGCGTGCGCGTCGTCGTGATGGCGGGCGAGTTCGACCTCGACCACGCCGGCCCGCTGCGGATCGCCCTCGATCCGGCGGCCGAGGGGGTCCGGCGTTACGTCGTGGACGTGTCGGAGGTGTCGTTCGCCGACTCGATCACCCTGACGATCCTGCTCCAGGCCACCCTCGCCAGGGAGGTCGTGCTGGCGGGCACCCAGCCGCCGCACCTGGAGCAACTGCTCCGGCTCACCGGCGCCGACCGGGTGTTCGCCGCGGCGCCCTCGGTGGCGGAGGGACGCGTCATGACCGTGCCGCCCCGGTCGGGCCGGTAG
- a CDS encoding YihY/virulence factor BrkB family protein, translating to MVASSPFPSPLPSSALPAPGTTAAGGAEAADPVAPGATTKETGPRDPVSFRRRLPGVLRGTALRGWHDNLADCAAALTYYSVLALLPALLVAVSLFGLAGAPTRERLIADLTSYLPPQSALVLQEALAGLVSSHTSIWALLVSGLLSSLWSASSYLAVFRRALHTMHRVPDTRPPLRTAHTIVLTALTLLVLLLSGAALLLLSGPAARRLSQILGHDTSGAWAVARWPALLVVVTALVLVLFRTGPRTSPGRTRRGLPGGVLAALLWLAASFLFTLYSQSGLGTYNRLYGSLAGVVVFLVWLWLGNLSLLIGAQFNFELQRRRPAGAAGGDVCPDGQREGAGPESRS from the coding sequence GTGGTCGCGTCGTCCCCCTTCCCGTCCCCCCTCCCCTCCTCAGCGCTCCCGGCACCGGGCACGACCGCGGCCGGCGGGGCCGAGGCCGCCGACCCGGTGGCCCCCGGCGCCACGACGAAGGAGACCGGCCCGCGCGATCCGGTCTCCTTCCGCCGCCGACTGCCCGGTGTGTTGCGCGGTACCGCGCTGCGCGGCTGGCACGACAACCTCGCCGACTGCGCCGCCGCCCTGACCTACTACTCGGTGCTGGCGCTGTTGCCGGCCCTGCTGGTCGCCGTCTCCCTGTTCGGGCTGGCGGGGGCCCCGACCCGCGAGCGGCTCATCGCCGACCTGACCTCGTACCTGCCCCCGCAGTCCGCGCTGGTGCTCCAGGAGGCCCTGGCGGGCCTCGTCTCCTCGCACACCTCCATCTGGGCGCTCCTGGTCAGCGGATTGCTCAGCTCACTGTGGTCGGCCTCCAGCTACCTCGCCGTGTTCCGGCGGGCGCTGCACACCATGCACCGCGTGCCCGACACCCGGCCGCCGCTGCGCACCGCACACACCATCGTGCTGACCGCGCTGACCCTGCTGGTCCTGCTGCTGTCGGGAGCCGCGCTCCTGCTGCTGTCGGGGCCCGCGGCCCGCCGGCTCTCGCAGATCCTCGGGCACGACACCAGCGGAGCCTGGGCCGTGGCCCGCTGGCCGGCCCTGCTGGTCGTGGTCACCGCGCTCGTCCTGGTGCTCTTCCGCACCGGCCCCCGCACCAGCCCCGGCCGGACGCGGCGCGGCCTGCCGGGCGGGGTGCTCGCGGCGTTGCTGTGGCTCGCGGCCTCGTTCCTCTTCACGCTGTACAGCCAGAGCGGGCTCGGCACGTACAACAGGCTGTACGGGTCCCTGGCCGGGGTCGTGGTCTTCCTCGTATGGCTCTGGCTCGGCAACCTCTCGCTGCTGATCGGCGCCCAGTTCAACTTCGAGCTCCAGCGCCGCCGACCGGCCGGGGCGGCCGGCGGGGACGTTTGCCCGGACGGGCAGCGGGAAGGCGCGGGCCCGGAGAGCAGGTCATGA
- a CDS encoding DUF6381 family protein: MRISDGTDESARRMRDKAQELEQAASRTDSSAERRRLTEKALRIREKSEQVNGPGSGTMDPM, encoded by the coding sequence ATGAGGATTTCGGACGGCACCGACGAGAGCGCCCGGCGCATGCGCGACAAGGCGCAGGAGCTGGAGCAGGCGGCGTCTCGGACCGACAGTTCCGCGGAGCGCCGGCGCCTCACGGAGAAGGCGCTGCGCATCAGGGAGAAGAGCGAGCAGGTCAACGGCCCCGGCAGCGGGACCATGGACCCCATGTGA
- a CDS encoding SDR family NAD(P)-dependent oxidoreductase has protein sequence MLIDLSGKTALVTGSTQGIGAAIAAGLAAAGARVAVNGRSLESVEAAVERLGADGGEFFAAVGDIATDEGAGAVFGAVPDVDVLVNSLGIFGARPALEIEDAEWRRYFETNVLSAVRMIRHYLPGMVDRSWGRIQNIASDSAVAIPAEMIHYGMSKTALLAVTRGFAKEAAGTGVTVNSVIAGPTHTAGVEDFVYELVDRDLPWDEAQRAFMRDHRPQSLLGRLIEPEEIAHLVVYLSSPFASATTGGAVRVDGGYVDSILP, from the coding sequence GTGCTCATCGACCTCTCGGGGAAGACCGCACTGGTCACCGGCTCGACCCAGGGCATCGGCGCGGCCATCGCGGCCGGTCTGGCCGCGGCGGGCGCGCGCGTCGCCGTGAACGGCCGCAGCCTTGAATCCGTGGAAGCCGCCGTGGAGCGGCTGGGCGCCGACGGCGGCGAGTTCTTCGCCGCCGTCGGCGACATCGCCACGGACGAGGGTGCCGGAGCCGTCTTCGGGGCGGTCCCGGACGTGGACGTCCTCGTCAACAGCCTCGGCATCTTCGGCGCCCGGCCGGCCCTGGAGATCGAGGACGCGGAGTGGCGCCGCTACTTCGAGACGAACGTGCTCTCCGCCGTCCGGATGATCAGGCACTACCTCCCCGGAATGGTCGATCGGTCCTGGGGACGCATCCAGAACATCGCCAGCGACTCCGCCGTGGCCATCCCGGCCGAGATGATCCACTACGGCATGTCGAAGACGGCCCTCCTCGCCGTGACCCGGGGCTTCGCCAAGGAGGCCGCCGGGACCGGTGTCACGGTGAACTCCGTCATCGCGGGGCCCACCCACACCGCTGGCGTGGAGGACTTCGTCTACGAACTCGTGGACCGGGACCTGCCCTGGGACGAGGCCCAGCGCGCGTTCATGCGCGACCACCGTCCCCAGTCGCTGCTCGGCCGGCTGATCGAGCCCGAGGAGATCGCCCACTTGGTCGTGTACCTCAGCTCGCCCTTCGCCTCGGCCACGACCGGCGGCGCGGTCCGGGTGGACGGCGGCTACGTGGACTCGATCCTTCCGTAG
- a CDS encoding mechanosensitive ion channel family protein: MNPVLHLSIVLGGAVLLTLAAGWTADLLLRRADARHPETPLWGLLRRCHLALRIVLLTALLRGAYRQIRWEPLQEHAAGVGQILWLVLIAAGAWLVLRITSAVVESTYARYATGTRDPARVRRVRTQVTLLMRIVTAVVVVVAAAAMLLTFPGFRALGTSVLASAGIIGIVAGVAAQSTLGNLFAGFQIAFGDMVRIGDTVVVNGEWGVVEEVTLTFLAVRTWDERRITMPVSYFTARPFENWSRGGVQMTGTVFLHCDHTAPVALMREKLLEILEACPAWDGRGWDLAVTDTTPSTITVRAIVTAKDADDLWTARCAVREQLVAWLAEKHPYALPHVAMSGAAHREDFA; encoded by the coding sequence ATGAACCCCGTTCTGCACCTGTCGATCGTCCTGGGAGGCGCGGTCCTGCTGACGCTCGCGGCCGGCTGGACAGCCGACCTGCTGCTGCGTCGCGCGGACGCCCGCCATCCCGAAACACCCCTGTGGGGGCTGCTGCGCCGCTGCCACCTGGCCCTGCGGATCGTGCTGCTGACGGCGCTGCTCAGAGGCGCCTACCGGCAGATCCGGTGGGAGCCCCTGCAGGAGCACGCGGCCGGCGTGGGCCAGATCCTCTGGCTCGTGCTGATCGCCGCGGGAGCCTGGCTGGTGCTGCGCATCACCTCCGCCGTGGTGGAGTCGACCTACGCCCGCTACGCCACCGGCACCCGCGACCCGGCCCGGGTGCGCAGGGTCCGCACCCAGGTGACGCTGCTCATGCGCATCGTCACCGCCGTCGTCGTGGTGGTCGCGGCCGCCGCGATGCTGCTCACCTTCCCGGGCTTCCGTGCCCTGGGCACGTCGGTGCTGGCCTCGGCCGGCATCATCGGCATCGTGGCCGGTGTGGCCGCCCAGTCGACGCTCGGCAACCTCTTCGCCGGCTTCCAGATCGCCTTCGGCGACATGGTCCGCATCGGCGACACGGTGGTGGTGAACGGCGAATGGGGCGTGGTCGAGGAGGTCACCCTCACCTTCCTCGCCGTCCGCACCTGGGACGAGCGCCGCATCACGATGCCCGTCTCCTACTTCACCGCCCGGCCCTTCGAGAACTGGTCGCGCGGCGGCGTCCAGATGACGGGCACCGTCTTCCTGCACTGCGACCACACCGCGCCGGTCGCGCTCATGCGGGAGAAGCTCCTGGAAATCCTGGAGGCCTGCCCCGCGTGGGACGGCCGCGGCTGGGACCTCGCCGTCACCGACACCACGCCCAGCACCATCACCGTCCGGGCCATCGTCACCGCGAAGGACGCGGACGACCTGTGGACCGCCCGCTGCGCCGTCCGTGAGCAGCTGGTGGCCTGGCTCGCGGAGAAGCACCCGTACGCCCTGCCGCACGTCGCGATGAGCGGCGCGGCCCACCGCGAGGACTTCGCCTGA
- a CDS encoding potassium channel protein — protein MVVCGDDGLARRLAEELGDVYGERVTLVVPPAAEPPITIGPPVRQGRRGRSAPTPAPNPVAERPPRDLRIVEAAEPDEAGLTAAGVADAAALALVYKGDDRNVRAALVARRLNPRLRLVIRLYNRKLGRHLEELLDQAAIISEPGLEPVELDSSTTVLSDADTAAPALAASAVAGTSKVVQADGLLLRAVERTPPRRGESADPGLCTLALLSATASDPAGSESSVIGGERGLQLLPDDRAVARATGRGTVALEAVARTGPAPAAPRFGTASLPVASLFSRRLRWSLGGITAAVTALAVASWLTTGDHPLHAAYITLLDIFAINEPAVGAPTQQQVLQILAGFVGLLLLPVLVAAALEALGAFRTATVLRRPPRGLSGHVVLLGLGKIGTRVLARLRELDIPVVCVESDPQARGLALARRLRVPVVVGDVTDEGVLESARVHRAHGLLALTSSDTTNLEAALYARGLRPDLRVVMRLYEDDFATAVYRTLRAAHPAALTRSRSVTHLAAPAFAGAMMGRQILGAIAVERRVLLFAVVDVAGHPQLEGRTLAESFRPGAWRVIALDTASPEDRRPDLATAAREASPSAGPGLVWQLHPGYVLKPEDRVVLAATRRGLAELLGRGAPPAATPRDGHGPGGSGHLPPTGPAPDPREEST, from the coding sequence ATGGTGGTGTGCGGTGACGACGGGCTGGCCCGCCGCCTGGCCGAGGAACTCGGAGACGTGTACGGGGAGCGGGTGACGCTCGTCGTCCCGCCCGCGGCCGAGCCCCCGATCACCATCGGGCCGCCGGTGCGCCAAGGCCGCCGCGGCCGGTCCGCGCCCACCCCGGCGCCCAACCCGGTCGCGGAACGGCCCCCGAGGGACCTGCGGATCGTCGAGGCGGCCGAGCCCGACGAGGCCGGGCTGACCGCCGCGGGGGTCGCCGACGCCGCCGCGCTCGCGCTGGTCTACAAAGGCGACGACCGGAACGTACGGGCCGCCCTGGTGGCCCGGAGGCTCAACCCCAGGCTGCGGCTGGTCATCCGGCTCTACAACCGCAAGCTCGGCCGCCACCTCGAAGAACTGCTCGACCAGGCCGCCATCATCTCCGAACCGGGCCTGGAACCGGTCGAGTTGGACTCCTCCACCACCGTGCTGTCGGACGCCGACACCGCCGCGCCCGCCCTCGCGGCCAGTGCCGTCGCGGGCACCAGCAAGGTGGTCCAGGCGGACGGACTGCTGCTGCGTGCGGTGGAGCGCACCCCGCCCCGGCGCGGCGAGAGCGCCGACCCCGGGCTGTGCACGCTCGCCCTGCTGTCGGCGACGGCCAGCGATCCCGCAGGCAGCGAGAGCTCCGTGATCGGCGGCGAACGCGGCCTCCAACTCCTGCCCGACGACCGGGCCGTGGCCCGCGCCACCGGCCGGGGCACCGTCGCGCTGGAGGCGGTGGCCCGCACCGGCCCGGCGCCCGCCGCACCCCGGTTCGGCACGGCCTCGCTGCCCGTGGCCTCGCTGTTCTCCCGGCGGCTGCGCTGGTCCCTGGGCGGGATCACCGCTGCCGTCACCGCGCTGGCCGTGGCGTCCTGGCTCACCACCGGAGACCACCCCCTGCACGCCGCCTACATCACCCTGCTCGACATCTTCGCCATCAACGAACCGGCCGTCGGCGCTCCGACGCAGCAGCAGGTGCTGCAGATACTCGCCGGATTCGTCGGCCTCCTGCTGCTGCCGGTGCTCGTCGCGGCCGCACTCGAAGCGCTGGGCGCCTTCCGCACCGCCACCGTCCTGCGCCGCCCGCCCCGCGGGCTGTCCGGGCACGTGGTCCTGCTCGGCCTCGGCAAGATCGGCACCCGCGTCCTCGCCCGGCTGCGCGAGCTGGACATCCCGGTGGTGTGCGTGGAGTCCGACCCGCAGGCCCGCGGCCTGGCCCTGGCCCGCCGGCTGCGGGTGCCCGTGGTCGTCGGCGACGTCACCGACGAGGGGGTGCTGGAGTCGGCCCGCGTCCACCGCGCGCACGGCCTGCTCGCGCTCACCAGCTCCGACACCACCAATCTGGAGGCCGCCCTGTACGCCCGCGGTCTGAGGCCCGACCTGCGGGTGGTCATGCGCCTGTACGAGGACGACTTCGCCACCGCCGTCTACCGCACCCTGCGCGCCGCCCACCCGGCCGCCCTCACCCGCAGCCGCAGCGTCACCCACCTCGCCGCCCCCGCCTTCGCCGGAGCCATGATGGGCCGCCAGATCCTCGGCGCCATCGCGGTGGAGCGCCGGGTGCTGCTCTTCGCGGTGGTCGACGTGGCCGGGCACCCCCAGCTCGAAGGCCGCACCCTCGCCGAATCCTTCCGACCCGGAGCCTGGCGGGTGATCGCCCTCGACACCGCCTCCCCCGAGGACCGCCGCCCCGACCTGGCCACCGCCGCCCGCGAGGCCTCGCCGTCCGCCGGCCCCGGCCTGGTCTGGCAACTGCACCCGGGCTACGTGCTCAAGCCGGAGGACCGCGTGGTGCTCGCCGCGACCCGCCGCGGCCTGGCCGAACTGCTGGGCCGCGGGGCCCCGCCCGCCGCCACCCCCCGGGACGGGCATGGCCCGGGCGGCTCGGGGCACCTTCCCCCT
- a CDS encoding VOC family protein, producing the protein MFQDARAFSGFSVDDVDEAERFYGGPLGLRVTKERGMLLLHLGGGGTVLLYPKEGHRPADFTVLNFPVDDVEKSVDELTALGVVFERYPGFEQDARGIARGGGGMPSIAWFKDPAGNVLSVLDG; encoded by the coding sequence ATGTTCCAGGACGCCAGGGCATTCAGCGGCTTCTCGGTGGACGACGTCGACGAGGCCGAGCGGTTCTACGGCGGGCCGCTGGGCCTGCGGGTCACCAAGGAGCGGGGCATGCTCCTCCTGCACCTCGGTGGCGGCGGCACGGTGCTGCTCTACCCGAAGGAGGGCCACCGGCCGGCCGACTTCACCGTGCTCAACTTCCCCGTGGACGACGTCGAGAAGAGCGTGGACGAGCTGACCGCGCTCGGTGTGGTCTTCGAGCGCTACCCGGGCTTCGAGCAGGACGCCAGGGGCATCGCCCGGGGCGGCGGCGGGATGCCGTCGATCGCCTGGTTCAAGGACCCGGCCGGCAACGTCCTGTCCGTGCTCGACGGGTAG